aaccggtccgagatcagaagactgagtcaacctcgttatcatcaccttgaccaagtcttcatgtatgacatcaatgtagtcaatataattaatgtatagatttcattccttgtaaagcacttgtacaaaccactatataaagtggtgttggctaatgagaaatacatacaacattcctcacaattCATTCTCCACATTTCACACAGTTTATAACATTTTCCGTTTTTGTtattcgagctgcgactcaattaggtttagccaccttcggatATTAGACTAGGGATCTCGctgacagctctcgtagccgaagcacgttaccttgttgttacgctcatacgcagattcagAATAAAAtcccttcttgctctctttttacgatttcttattttttatttctcgtTATTGTCGTGTTATGATTTCTTGgtgtgtggtttctcagaaatccaggacctctgggaaattagggttttcctagtttctttatttatatgaaatattgacggtgcaaatttcggttcccacatgcGTGATCTAAATCAATAAAGCAATAAATTTCATCAGAAATTTACAAGAACACACTATATGTTGATCTATTTACAGgtaacacaaaaagaatcaaacaCCACAAACAAACACCGACACAAAACTGTCAGAAAACCCGAACGTCAACTAATTGTAACAAATCTTAACGCCCCTACAACACCCGAACAACGACCTTTATATGCCAAAAAAGTCACCTCCGACAACTTCCTTGCTCGCCCTTCCGTCTTGTCGTTCGCCTTCAAGGCTTCAACGCACTCTTGTTGGCTCTGAATCTGGATCTCTCAATCGTTCACCGTGGTCGCTGTGAAAAGTGAAgcttgtaaaataaaaaataaaataaaaaaccttTCAATATCCTTTgtgttgcccaaaaaaaaaactattttcatCTCTTTTCTACCACCTAACTCTCCGATCTATTTTCAAActattttgaaattcaaaacccaaacaaaaaaaatccacCCTAACGAAACTCGTTCTGGTTTCCTTTTTACAAGGGCAAAAGGGTATACAACCACCCATAAAGTGTCTGTGTAGAATAATGTGTTCTTTTGTGATAGAGAAACTCAAAATGTGACCCACCACATAAATAACTCTTTTAACAATACTCTtgttcttaaatatttaaaagttattCAAAGATAatgcataaaaatattatttctttattttcaaataattatttcaataaCTTTTACTCTGAAGAAACACTTACAAATTACATCATCACTGACACTAGCTTCTAAAGGAATATTAAAATctatgattaaattaaattatatttgtcATTTAGCACAACTTATCGAAAATACTTGACTGAATAAACTggtaaatattaataaagaaaaaattattttggctCATATAAGATACATGAAGTAGATTTTTAATCTGTTTTAAATATTTGGTTTTGATAACCAAGTGATGATAGCTTAGGAATAATCTTTGGGATTTGGTGTGTATCTACATTAGTCATGGGTTTGATTTCCGCCGGCAATTAACCTATGACTATTTGATCAGTCTGGACTTGGGATTCAGTCCGGGTAATTTTATATGGTGGACCATAATAGATGACGGTCTATCCTGGTATTAGTCAGAATATATTCTAAACTCAGATCGAGCAATATATTACGTTTCGGAGTCTACTTTGTATCACTAAGTGTGTTCCTCTCGAGACATACCAGACAGCCAATAggtttatcaaataaaaatattttgttttgaaaccaaaccaaacttttAACTAACTCACTTCATTGCACCTCTTCCCTTACTATCCCATCATTCTTCACGcgaaataatttaaatatagagTGATTAAGGTAAATGGCCCCAAATAAAGCCCATATTTGCACTGTAAACATGAAGTGATGGAAGTGGCTGGACCCATACCCATAAGCAAGGAGAAATGACGAAAGAGCCCTTGCGTCTCTTCTTTCGCTCGGCGCCATACCCTGACTCGACAGCAGAAGCGTGTAAGGCGTTCCAGGTTGTTGATCGCCAGGTGGATGACTTCTCCTCCATTCATTTCATCTCTTCTccacttcttttctttttattttaattttcatctctttctttttttttcttcatccctttcattctcttcttcttattcataCTCTTTCTTCTACTTTTCTTGTTGagaattgcttttttttttcaattttttttctttattcacTTTCTCtcagtatttttatttattcttcatttttcatacaatataaaaatttagatgttatttttttttaaattcagtaAAATATAAAGATGATTTAACAATGAATCTAGATAAAAACTAGTGAATTTCATGACAGTGATTCCAATGATGGTGAACGTtactaattttcttatttttgagtTTCTTGTGAATCATAGTTAGAACGCATGTATTaccatatatttatagaaatgtgataaaaataaaaaatgttaacagtatatattatatgttaagatatttatttttttatcaagttAAGTGTTATCTGTAGTGCGTTAAATAAATCATTAACATAATAACAATCTTTATAATTTAGTATTAGTTATTAATCTAATCAATTATTTATCCTCTAATTGATAAGTTAGTAGCTAAACTTTAAATTAACGagtaaaacaacaaaattaacATGCAATAATTATTATTGTAGGTTTCTAAAAATTGATGTAGCATTTAAAAATAGAGTATCGGTTAACAAATGTATTAACTGTTATTTCTTGTGTAACACATATAGTAAACATACATattaatatagatataatattttgtattatacggcaacatatatattaacaattaatTTTCATGTTGTTTTCTACTAGAACCtaaattatatttagatttattaattGATTATAAGCTATATATCAATGTAATACGTTAAACTTTATTATTGTATTCTTAACAGTTTTAATAGTGAAGATTTAAATCAGTAGATATCAAATTCAATTTACTAACTTGTATTACATGTTACTTCTCATGTAACACATATTCTTTTATGTTTGAGTTTCTTATGAATCATAGTTAGAACACATGTATtaccatatatttataaaaatgtgataaaggtaaaaaaatattaacactATATATTATCCGTTAagatatttatttgattatcaAGTTAAGTGTTATCTGTAGTATgttaaataaatcaataacaTAATAACAATCTTTATAATCTAGTATTAGTATTAATCTAATCAATTATTCATCCTTAATTGATAAGTTAGTAGCTAAACTTTAAATTAACGAGTAAAACAACAAAGTTAACATGCAATAATCATTATTGTAGGTTGTTAATAATTGATGTAGcatttaaaaaatagagtagCTGTTAACAAATGTATTAACTGTTATTTCTCGTGTAACAcatataataaacaaacatattaatatagatataatattttgtattatacggtaacatatatattaactgTTAAATCTTTATGTTGTTTTCCACCAAAATTTAGCTTAATGCTTTAGAATCCATTCTACCAAATAACAATTAAGAAACATTAAACACTCATGTCAAATCATAACCAATCAAAAATTCGAACGAAAAATTTGAAATCTTGCGTAACTCCACTCAAAATAAGCAaagtaacaaataaaaaaaataatgaaaaaaataattagttttcacCTCTTATTAGTCATGAAATTTTTTCTTATGACTGAAACAATGGAGTAGATAGTGAAAACTTAAAGTGAATTTAATATGAATTGCAAGAACTTAATATGATAATGAGAAGAGAAATTGAAATATTCATAagtgaaggaagaagaaaaaaaggaagataaaagaaaaaaaaaaagagaaacgaTGAGAGAGTTCCAGGAGAGAGGTAGGAGAAGACAGTTCCAACTTTTCTGACAAAATCTGATGCATAGCAGAACCTACTCTCAGAAAGACAAAGTAGATTGTAGGGACAAAATTGACATGAAAAAGATGAAAATAGCAGAGAGTAGTTTGTTAATATAGGGGACGTTTAGGGGCACGCACGCATATAAACtcttaaatatatatgtggGCATGAGAGAGAACAGATCGAATTGCTCATCTGTTTTTGATTTCGATATGCACATGTTCATCACAACGAGAACAAAATGAAAAACCTATTGGACTTCTTCAATTCTTTATCACCTGAAAAGAAAAGGACTAATTagataaaacaaagaaaaataataccAAATGCAAGCAACAAGGAAAACTAAATGGCTAACCATTTTCACTTGAGAGGATCAATGTGAGGGTAGAGTCCTAGGACATGTTCCGGCATGAAATCATGCCTTGTAAGTATCCCAACAATAGGCGGTCTCTGCGATACAAATACATGCCATTATAAACGTAAACAAATCtctagagagagatagagagactGACCCCTTGTGTTTTGGGCACCACACACAAGTGGCGAAGGCCAAGTTGGCGGAAAAGAATAGCCGCTTTAGCTAGAGACAAAGTCTCAAGCACAGTGTATGGAGATGTGTTTGTGATAGGATGGAGATCAACGTACATCTCCATCTCCTCATCACTTATAACCAAATCTTCAATCTTGAGCCCTTTCCCTAATCCTGCTTTTGCAAAGTCACGAGCTTTGCAACTTCTAAGAATTTGAGAACCAAATGTCGTTCTATGATTTGAGAATCTCTTCCCTTGGAGAAGCACAAGTAGATGGGATCTCAAGGCAATCCCACAAAGCTCAGAAGCTTCTACAAAAGGTGGCTCATCAATTACAGGGAATCCATTATGACTAGTCATCTTTAAAGCCTGCCATATTACCCCAACCTTTTCAACTCTTGAAAAGGATAACAAAGGTCCAGAAACAACATCCTTTGCAACCAAATTACGCATGTACGGCTCTGCATGGTCTTCCATGTAAGGCATTCCTTTCATTATCACAATCTGGTCATATACCCCTTTGTTGAAACAATCGGCAACGGTTTTTGAGATTAAGAGTACAAGCATCATCAATGGTAGCATCAGGAGATTATCCGTAAGTTCTAGAAGTATGACACACAAAGAAACCGTCATTCTCATTGTGCCTCCAAGGAAAGAAGCAGCTCCAAGCAGAGAGAACAGACCTACATCAAGCTGAGATACTGGACCAAGGAGTCTGCCAACAAGCCGTCCATAAGAAGCTCCAGCGAGAATCACGGGAATGAAAAGCCCAGAGGGTATAGCTATGCCATATGTTATGATTCCAAGGAAGTAGACAAAGACAAAGAATATGGCAAGGGTGGATATTTGGAATTCATTCTCGGACCTTGATGTGAAGAGACTGCGGATTGCATTATCATTGGTGTTGAGAAGTAGTGAGGAAAGGTCATTGTAATGATTTGGAGGACACTGGAAACTCTTATAGATGCCGGCTCGACCTACGCTTGGGCACTTTCCCTCTGCTTCAATAGGGCATGGGGCACAATGTGAAAGCCATGGGAGACCAAATGCGCAACACGAGCTCAAAATGGAGACTACCATAACAAGCATAACTTTAAATCCCGGTCCTCTCCTGCAAGTTATGGATAGAACTAAATCAAAATTACACTTAATTAAACTTCCAGACAAGGGGATATGACTTTAAAAAAGAGTAAATTCTGACATACTGGTTTATTAAGGCATATGTGCGGAGGACTTTGTCGACAAGGTAGTTGTAAAGGCTTCCAAGTACACCACCAACAATTCCAAGGAAGACTACAGCTAGAAAATCTGGTGTGCTATAAAGCACTGGTCCCGAGTTTACGTCAAACATTATGAGACCTCCTTTACCGAATAGTCCACATCTCCCAGATCGACAGAGCTCAATGAAACTTCGTATCACCACGGCTACAACTGCGGTAGTGAAGAAGGTCCTCCAAAGAAGAGCACTCCTCCACCTAACAATGTCCAACAAAGTGAGGCATCATCATTTTGTCAGGTTAATATATCACTAACTTACATAACAGTCACGTTGCATGTTGgatgaattttgttttaaaacattGTGATATTTAGAAACAAAACAGCCCTAAGTTCAGGGTACAATGACCTCACTTGCATAACATATCACATTTATGGGGAGAAACAAAAAACTACCAAGAAGCAGCTTCCTCAAGGGCGAAAAGCACTCCGCCGACTGGAGCACGGAAAGCAACTGCGACACCAGCAGCAGCGCCGCAAGTGATCAGGTCTCTTCTGTCTCTATCGTTTTTGAAGAACCTGAGCCACTTCCAAGTGAATTTGTACTTTCGAGAACCACCTTGTCCAAGTAAATTAGCAATGCAAGCACCAGTATGCACCATAGGTCCTTCTTTTCCAACTACAAATCCGGCAGCCACTCCAAATATAGAGCCAAAGATCTGCCAGTATTGTTAGAAATCAATAGCTTGATCCAAGATAAACAAAGATAGATGTTTTGAGACTCTTTACCTTAACAAAGAGTGTTCTTGGAGCTAATATCGAATAAGCATCGATACCATTGAGATATGCTTTAACCTCAGGTATGCCAGATCCTGCTGCTGCAGGAGCAATGAAAGCACAAAGTGAAGCAGCAGCAGTTGCCAAGATCAAGTTACAACCAGCAAATGCAAAGAATGAATGAAAGTATCTGCAGTTTTCAAGAAAGATTTGTCTGTCAATTATCCTTCTGAATTCAAAACACAGAAATCAAACTAAACTTACTTTTCCTTGAGCATGAGATTTCCGGTGAGCAAGAGTTTGAATCCAGCTATATTCTCAACAGCAAAGTTATTTAAAAAGCCAACGAGACCAGTGGATAAACCAATAAGGAAAGCAAGCGCCCATTTGAGAATGGTATACTGAAGTATCTCAATCTTCTTCCTAGACCTCCAGTCCTGCCTGAAAAGGTCATTCTCAAAGATCCTGCCAAAAATATCAGCTTCTAAGTGAAGATCGTCAACATGTGATAACAACTAACAAGACACACCAAATTATCCTATTAAATTAACCAAAGACAACAATCAAATCACACATAAAAGAGTCAATTATGTCTCATAATAAGAAAAGCTTTACACTTTTATCAATATAATAGTCCGTAGGACTTTGGCTCAATGTCCCAAAAGCTAAAAAAGTAGGCTCGAGTAAATTATCAgtaaatttgattaaattattatttgtttcgATTCGAACCGAAAACTCgaaaaaaacaaatgcaaaCAAGCAAAATCAATAAGAAATGAATAAAATTACAAACACTAATAGTCTTAGGAAATATTCAATCTGATgcgttatatgtatatatatcatgtaTAATTACagaattgtatatataatttatataaatattatagtttatataagttttacaatattttatttattaaattaattatattagttactacaattaaaaaataatatattgtttatttttgtaaaacaatattagtatctataatattttgatttcttgtttattttaaaaaaaaattattttacagataaaatcagatattcattatctaataaatttttaaaaaacttagaTATCTAGAACACAGAATATCCAAATTGCTAAAGATCAATGAGATTGAATAATTGATTATTAAGATAAAACAGATGGGATCACAACTGTGTCCATCCTTAGTAAAAAGTTTCTCTTTCtcaaccaataaataaaaatgcaatGGTacagttaaaacttaaaagtatatGGGACCCAAAACGCTACACAACCCAACAACCTTAGCTCATCTGTTACCAAAAATAACAGGACAggaaatgaaaaacataaatgCAGAGAAATGAAGCATAATGGAAAACAGTTCAGCATTTTATTAGAAAGGAATctatgccaaaaaaaaaaaaagcagaataCTCGTAATCAAGGCTTTCGATGGGACAAGTGTTGGCTCCGACAATTGCGGTCTGCGAAGTTGTGTTCTTTCGGTTCCTAGCGAGCAGAGGCTGTTGGAATCCGACAGATCCATCATCTAGGATCCCAGATATCTTCCTCTCGTAGTTACCTCCTTCGACATCTATATCATGGTTTTCGCTCCGATCATCCATCTCTTATTCCACCAACACACAATTTCGATCCCTATCAGATGAATTTGGAGAGGGTAGTGTTTTACTATTGGTGTAAGAGCTCGAGTCTCCTGATCAAGAACCCTCGCGCTCAGGCAAATGATAAAATCTATTTGTTTATTGCTTTTTTGGATTTT
This genomic stretch from Raphanus sativus cultivar WK10039 chromosome 3, ASM80110v3, whole genome shotgun sequence harbors:
- the LOC108831427 gene encoding chloride channel protein CLC-c, producing MDDRSENHDIDVEGGNYERKISGILDDGSVGFQQPLLARNRKNTTSQTAIVGANTCPIESLDYEIFENDLFRQDWRSRKKIEILQYTILKWALAFLIGLSTGLVGFLNNFAVENIAGFKLLLTGNLMLKEKYFHSFFAFAGCNLILATAAASLCAFIAPAAAGSGIPEVKAYLNGIDAYSILAPRTLFVKIFGSIFGVAAGFVVGKEGPMVHTGACIANLLGQGGSRKYKFTWKWLRFFKNDRDRRDLITCGAAAGVAVAFRAPVGGVLFALEEAASWWRSALLWRTFFTTAVVAVVIRSFIELCRSGRCGLFGKGGLIMFDVNSGPVLYSTPDFLAVVFLGIVGGVLGSLYNYLVDKVLRTYALINQRGPGFKVMLVMVVSILSSCCAFGLPWLSHCAPCPIEAEGKCPSVGRAGIYKSFQCPPNHYNDLSSLLLNTNDNAIRSLFTSRSENEFQISTLAIFFVFVYFLGIITYGIAIPSGLFIPVILAGASYGRLVGRLLGPVSQLDVGLFSLLGAASFLGGTMRMTVSLCVILLELTDNLLMLPLMMLVLLISKTVADCFNKGVYDQIVIMKGMPYMEDHAEPYMRNLVAKDVVSGPLLSFSRVEKVGVIWQALKMTSHNGFPVIDEPPFVEASELCGIALRSHLLVLLQGKRFSNHRTTFGSQILRSCKARDFAKAGLGKGLKIEDLVISDEEMEMYVDLHPITNTSPYTVLETLSLAKAAILFRQLGLRHLCVVPKTQGRPPIVGILTRHDFMPEHVLGLYPHIDPLK